In the genome of Arabidopsis thaliana chromosome 4, partial sequence, the window ACTTGTTGACTAACATCATTTGGTCACCAACTAAATCTAAtagattttttcttatgtttgttACCTCTCTCTGTTTACTTTATCTTCGAGATcctataataataatatgtatgGGATCTGAGATCACATAATTGATAAATTCCATTTGCTACTTCTATTAGAAGGTGAGCCTAGGCCTAGCTACCATGTGAAGAATCTGGGATCACATGTGATTTGATAGTTTTAAACTTTCAATTATGTTTACATGTCTTAATAGTTGACttgatttgtatattttcttaaacagTAGTTTTAAACGTGGTGTTTTATAGATACTTGTCATAAGACTTAACATAGTGAAAGAAATTGCAGGCCGGgatagatttttaaatttttggaagaaaattgATGTTGGATCACTTAAAGATTTGACTGTAATAAATAGGGAAGATcttgtttgaaaaaaataggaaagataaagaaaagttgCAGAACAAAAGAGACGGTGGGAGaggaaatataaaatacaatcCAGTGGTaggaaagaaaacagaaagttGGTTACATTTGCTTGATGTTCATAGTGTAAGACAGTTTGTGTCGTCTGATATGGTTCTTGAAAAACCGGCTTGTCCTACGGCCTACAGGCTGTCTTAGGAGTAACCAAAGAGCTAAATCAACtgacaaagaaaagatttcGTTAGTGCTAAtacattatttatattatttgttttgatcaaacagagagagaaTGGAGCTAGGAGAGGATATACACCAGTTTGGTTGATGGTAAGAAATGGAGTTTAGTGGCTTCATCCTTCCATTCAACACTCTCGATCCattctgtttctttgtattGTAGGACAAACTTCTTTCCAACGGTACCAGTTTTAGAATCCAATGGAAGTTTTCTCAGCTTTGGACATCTTTCCACGTAGATTCCACTTAGGCATGGAAAAGACAGAGAAATCCAATAGATGCTCTTTAGCTCAGGTAAACTAGACAAGTGTAGAATTTGTAATTTCTGGAAAGGAATAATCTTATGCAGTTGTTGCTGCTCCTCCTCAGTAACACCGGTGGCTTTTGCGTGACTAATTAATTCTTGTAGCTGCTCCAACTGCTCAATCATGAGATAAGTAATGTTCGGAGCAAACAATAGCCAAGTCAAATCCTTGAGACTAGAACAAACATGAATAATGACTTGGGAGAGGTTGAAGAAACATGGACTTGTTGGATTTGTGTTCCATGTTAacctctctatctctatctctgaAATTTCACAGTTCCACATGGTCAGACTACGAAGGCTATCCATAGTTGGCAGACGTAACTTTGTGTCTTGTTCTTGGTCATAAATGAGACAACGAATAGATACCTCTTGCATACAATTCATCAAAGTGCCAGCGTCAATCATTTGCTCCAAAACCATAGTTGACACAATATCTATGGTTAAAATCTCTAGATGTTCCAATAAATGCAGCTCCTTCACTGACATAACATCTAGCATAATATTAGAATTTCTTAGTCCTAGTGTTCTTAAACTCGACAACTTCGATATACCAGCTATACTCCCAAGTCTCCTCATACACTCCAAATTCAAATGTattaatgttttcaaatcttgGAGACAAGCAGGCAGCCCCTCTATGTTTGTATGTGACAAATCGAGATATCTCAAGGCGACCAACTCCGATATTTGCTCTGGCAATCCATCGAGCTGGTGGTTTTCTGATAGATCTAAAACAACTAGCTTTCGCATATGCCGGAAGAATTCACCCGAGATATGTACCAGTGATTTATTTTCCTGGAGGAAGAGAGTTGTGAGTTCAGGACACTCAGGACTGCCAGATATCTCTTCAATCCCATTATTCATCAGTGACAACCTTCTCACAGCTCCCCAATCCTCAACCTTTGGTACTTTACGTAACCCGGATCCAGCTTGAACAATACATCTCTCTTTATTCTTCCCAAGATCAGATAATGTCCAAAGAGCCATTTCACGAACCACATCGTGCATTTTCACTTCTAATTTGTTCTTTCCTTCCTCGGACAATAAACATGCACGGACAAGAGTACCAAGTATCTCATAACCTTGATTTACAGCTCTTTCCTTGCCTATATTACCATCAATGAATCCCTCGCATATCCAATAATCTATCAATCTATACTTCTTTATTGAATAATCTTCAGGATATAAAGCGCAATATTGGAAACAAGACCTAACATGCTTGTCATTTAGATTGTCATAGCTATACTTCAAAATCAGAAGGATATGGTCGTCCATGCCAGAAAACTCTGCAGCATATGAAGTTAAAACATCAACTGCATGATGCCATTCTTGCACCGCCCTCTTGCCTGCCATGGTTTCGCCAATGACGTTGAGTGCCAATGGTAAGCCACGACATTTTCCAGCAACCTTTTTGGCAAGTTCAAGAATATCTGGATGGCTTCCTAAAGATATTTGTCC includes:
- a CDS encoding LRR and NB-ARC domains-containing disease resistance protein, with product MGSCISLQISCDQVLTRAYSCFFSLGNYIHKLKDNIVALEKAIEDLTATRDDVLRRVQMEEGKGLERLQQVQVWLKRVEIIRNQFYDLLSARNIEIQRLCFYSNCSTNLSSSYTYGQRVFLMIKEVENLNSNGFFEIVAAPAPKLEMRPIQPTIMGRETIFQRAWNRLMDDGVGTMGLYGMGGVGKTTLLTQIHNTLHDTKNGVDIVIWVVVSSDLQIHKIQEDIGEKLGFIGKEWNKKQESQKAVDILNCLSKKRFVLLLDDIWKKVDLTKIGIPSQTRENKCKVVFTTRSLDVCARMGVHDPMEVQCLSTNDAWELFQEKVGQISLGSHPDILELAKKVAGKCRGLPLALNVIGETMAGKRAVQEWHHAVDVLTSYAAEFSGMDDHILLILKYSYDNLNDKHVRSCFQYCALYPEDYSIKKYRLIDYWICEGFIDGNIGKERAVNQGYEILGTLVRACLLSEEGKNKLEVKMHDVVREMALWTLSDLGKNKERCIVQAGSGLRKVPKVEDWGAVRRLSLMNNGIEEISGSPECPELTTLFLQENKSLVHISGEFFRHMRKLVVLDLSENHQLDGLPEQISELVALRYLDLSHTNIEGLPACLQDLKTLIHLNLECMRRLGSIAGISKLSSLRTLGLRNSNIMLDVMSVKELHLLEHLEILTIDIVSTMVLEQMIDAGTLMNCMQEVSIRCLIYDQEQDTKLRLPTMDSLRSLTMWNCEISEIEIERLTWNTNPTSPCFFNLSQVIIHVCSSLKDLTWLLFAPNITYLMIEQLEQLQELISHAKATGVTEEEQQQLHKIIPFQKLQILHLSSLPELKSIYWISLSFPCLSGIYVERCPKLRKLPLDSKTGTVGKKFVLQYKETEWIESVEWKDEATKLHFLPSTKLLI
- a CDS encoding LRR and NB-ARC domains-containing disease resistance protein (LRR and NB-ARC domains-containing disease resistance protein; FUNCTIONS IN: nucleoside-triphosphatase activity, nucleotide binding, ATP binding; INVOLVED IN: N-terminal protein myristoylation, defense response, apoptosis; CONTAINS InterPro DOMAIN/s: ATPase, AAA+ type, core (InterPro:IPR003593), NB-ARC (InterPro:IPR002182), Disease resistance protein (InterPro:IPR000767); BEST Arabidopsis thaliana protein match is: Disease resistance protein (CC-NBS-LRR class) family (TAIR:AT1G12220.2); Has 1807 Blast hits to 1807 proteins in 277 species: Archae - 0; Bacteria - 0; Metazoa - 736; Fungi - 347; Plants - 385; Viruses - 0; Other Eukaryotes - 339 (source: NCBI BLink).): MGSCISLQISCDQVLTRAYSCFFSLGNYIHKLKDNIVALEKAIEDLTATRDDVLRRVQMEEGKGLERLQQVQVWLKRVEIIRNQFYDLLSARNIEIQRLCFYSNCSTNLSSSYTYGQRVFLMIKEVENLNSNGFFEIVAAPAPKLEMRPIQPTIMGRETIFQRAWNRLMDDGVGTMGLYGMGGVGKTTLLTQIHNTLHDTKNGVDIVIWVVVSSDLQIHKIQEDIGEKLGFIGKEWNKKQESQKAVDILNCLSKKRFVLLLDDIWKKVDLTKIGIPSQTRENKCKVVFTTRSLDVCARMGVHDPMEVQCLSTNDAWELFQEKVGQISLGSHPDILELAKKVAGKCRGLPLALNVIGETMAGKRAVQEWHHAVDVLTSYAAEFSGMDDHILLILKYSYDNLNDKHVRSCFQYCALYPEDYSIKKYRLIDYWICEGFIDGNIGKERAVNQGYEILGTLVRACLLSEEGKNKLEVKMHDVVREMALWTLSDLGKNKERCIVQAGSGLRKVPKVEDWGAVRRLSLMNNGIEEISGSPECPELTTLFLQENKSLVHISGEFFRHMRKLVVLDLSENHQLDGLPEQISELVALRYLDLSHTNIEGLPACLQDLKTLIHLNLECMRRLGSIAGISKLSSLRTLGLRNSNIMLDVMSVKELHLLEHLEILTIDIVSTMVLEQMIDAGTLMNCMQEVSIRCLIYDQEQDTKLRLPTMDSLRSLTMWNCEISEIEIERLTWNTNPTSPCFFNLSQVIIHVCSSLKDLTWLLFAPNITYLMIEQLEQLQELISHAKATGVTEEEQQQLHKIIPFQKLQILHLSSLPELKSIYWISLSFPCLSGIYVERCPKLRKLPLDSKTGTVGKKFVLQYKETEWIESVEWKDEATKLHFLPSTKLVYILS